A region of the Clostridia bacterium genome:
AAAATCCCCTTAAGCAATCATCTACAGCTTTGTATACTGATTCTGGTTTTGGATATGTTGTTGCTGCATTATCGAAATATATCATGAATACTCCTTTGTTTCACGTGAAACATTTTATTACTGATACACAATATATAAATGATGCGTCTTAAGCAACGGGGAACGGGTACCACGGTTTTCCTTCGGAAAAACACTGAAATCCACTAAACACACGGTGGGAAAAATATTCTGAAACATAAGTAATAATCGATAAAGAGTAAGTATCAAAACTCTCTAATGTCGCTATATATTATATAAAATTAACCGTGCAATTCCGTAGGAATCCGTGGAACATCCGTGTGTTCAGTGGTATCCGTTCCTCCGTTCCCCTGTGTCACATTATTCTACATATATGTCATATTATCAATCTCGATTTATAGTATAATATCTTCTACCTTCTCTATTTTTGCGATTCCTCCGACAAATATACTTCCTGTATCCTTATCTGCTTTTGCATATATATTGCTGGGACTGCCCATGAAGTAACCCTGCTCAATTCTATAAGTCTTACTATAGTTAAAATTATTACTATTTCTTATAATGTAATATAACAATGATGCATTTGATGTTCCAGTGGCACTTTCCTCATCAATTCCTACTGCAGGTGCAAAATTTCTGCAACAAAAATCAGAATCGTGCCCAATTGTTTCACGTGAAACAACATGCATCCCTACAAGCTCATATTGCTTACAAATCTCAATCATTTCTTCCTTAAGAATATTCATATTCTTCAAAGTTTCAATTCCATCTACTTCTAATATAATATCCTTTAGGCCGGTTGATATTACGTCTACCAATGCATTTTTCCCTGCGATTATATTTGTTTTGTATAAATCAGTAGCTTTCATAATCGTCTCTATAGTTAATTGCATTATTACTTCTGGTCTTTCCATTTCTATTAGTATTTTATCGACTTCAAGCAACACTTTAAGCTCTCCAGCTTTGGTAAGGTGATACGCTGTTTTTTCCTTTAAATATCCAAGCTGCTTCAAAACTTGAAAAGATGCAAGTGCAGCATGCCCACATATATCAACTTCTTCAGTGGGAGTAAAATACCTGATGCTAAACTTGTTCTCTTCACTATTTTTAAAATCTATAAATGCAGTCTCGGAAAAATTATTTTTCTTTGCTATCTCAAGCATCTGCTGACAAGATAACCCCAAATTGTCAAAAACAACAGCTGCCTTATTGCCTCCACCGCCTTCTGATATAAACGAGCTAAGAATATATTGCTGCAATTTACGACCCCCTCTATAACGCATTTATATAGCTTATACGTAATTTTTTTCTCTAATAGTATTAACACTTTACCCTATAAAAAATAATCATTTATAGACAATTTAAAAAGGCCCTTATTTTTCCAATAAATCTACTATTCTATCAAGTTCTTCATTGCTGTAATATTCAATTTCTATTCTACCCCTATTTCTTTTATGCTGTATTGTTACTTTCGTACCAAGCGATGCTTTAAGCTTTTCTTCAAGCTGATTAATTTCCAATTGATACTTATCTGGTGGTGTATCGGTTTTTTCTTTGTGCTTTGTTTCCTGTGCCAGCTTTTCTATTTGTCTTACATTCAATTGCTGACTAATAATCTTCTCAGCCATTTCAAGTTGTTTCTTTTCTCCCTCTATTGCCAGTAAAGCTCTTGCATGGCCTTGAGATATTTTTCCCTCCGCAATCATGCTCTTTATATTCTGCGGCAACTGCAGAAGCCTAAGTGAATTGGCAATAGCCGGTCTGCTTTTGCCAATCTGCTTCGCAATTTCATCCTGTGTCATACTATATTCTTCAATAAGACTCTTATATGCCAATGCTTCTTCTATTGAGTTCAAATCTTCTCTTTGCAGATTTTCTATAAGAGCCAGCTCCATAACCTCAAGATTACTGCAGTCCTTTACTATCGCTGGTATAGTCTTTTTCTCTGCTAATCTGGAAGCTCTCCATCTTCTTTCCCCAGCTATTATCTGATAGCCGCTCCCTACCTGCCTTACTATTATTGGTTGAACAACGCCGTGTTCTTTTATTGATTCTGAAAGATCTGTAAGAGCCTGGTCGTCAAAAGCTTTTCTTGGCTGATTTTCATTGGGCTCAACATCAGTTATCTTTAATTCAATTATTGCATTCTGTATTTTTTCTTCATTTTCAGGTATTAATGCACCAAGTCCTTTTCCTAGTCCCCTTTTGTTGATCATTTATATCACATCCTCACATAAATCTATAAACTCATCTGCCAGATCCAAATATGCTTCTGCACCCTTTGATTTTAGATCGTATTCGATAATTGACATTCCAAAGCTTGGTGCTTCAGCAAGTCTGACATTTCTAGGAATCATCGTGGTGTATACCTTTCCTCTGAAGTACTTTTTCACTTCATCTACCACTTGAATAGAAAGATTTGTCCTTCCATCGAACATACTCAATACAACTCCCTCAATATCCAAGTCAGGGTTAAGCCCTTTCTTTACCAGCTTTATAGTATTCATCAGTTGGCTGACACCTTCCAGGGCATAGTATTCGCATTGTATGGGTATCAATACACTGTCTACTGCAGATAAAGCGTTTATCGATAGCAAACCCAGAGATGGCGGGCAGTCAATGAATATGTAATCAAACTCAGATTTTATGCTGTCCAAGCATTCCCGAAGCTTCAGCTCCCTTTTATTCATTTGTGTCAATTCAATCTCTGCACCTGCCAGTTGAACACTTGAAGGTATTATAAACAAGTTCTCTCTGCTTGTAGCCACAATACACTCTTTAGGGTTATCTCCATTTATCAGTACGTCATAGATAGTTTTCTCCAGAGTAGTTTTGTCAATCCCAACTCCACTGGTTGTATTGCCCTGGGGGTCTATGTCAAGCATAAGGACCTTCTTGCCTTTGCTTGCCAAACATGCCGACAAATTAACGACAGTCGTAGTTTTTCCTACGCCACCCTTCTGGTTAAAGACAGCTATTGATTTAGACATCGCGTACACCTCACAAGTTATTTGTTTCGCACTAACTCCTTTAATAATGTACCCTGCAATAGCATCTGCTTATAGCTGCAGGGCCCACCATCAAGAAGTGGATTATTAACATTTTGATTGTATATAAAGCAGTGATATTAAAAAGCACTGGTTTAATAGTGCGAAACGTTTTCATTAATGCTATAAATCGCAACTATTCTAAGGATTCTTTTAATGCGATTTATATCTTACATTTAGATTTATTTCCTCATTTTTCGTCAAGTTATATATTCTAATAATATAATAAACTATTAATATATTAAAGGCATTTCGAATAAATATATTGTGAACTATATGTTTCGCACTAAATCCTTTGCAAAACAGTTCAATAGTGCGAAACATTTTCCTTGATGTTATAAATCGCTTCTATTCAAAGTGAGCTTCTTGTGCGATTTATATAGTCTTTTGCGTAAAACTTCCATATCTATACTATAACAGATTGAAAATATAAATTAAAGAACGTGCCTTTTCATTAGGCTGTATACAATAGAAATAAGGAGGACTAAAATGTTAAAAACTGTAATGTACACTTTTTTCCTGGTCTTTATCGCCGAGCTTGGTGACAAGACACAGCTCGCTACCATGCTGCTATCAGCAAAGTCAAACTCCTTAATAACTGTATTCATTGGTTCAAGCCTTGCATTGATATGTTCATCATTCATTGGGGTCTTTGCTGGAGCTTATATAACCAGGTATATACCTCCACATTATATTCAAAACTCAGCAGGTGTTCTATTCATAGCAATGGGGATACTCATATTGTCCGGAAAGTTATAATGGGGAACTCATTAAAAAAGGAACGCATTCAATTCAATGCGTTCCCTACATTATATGTTTTTGGGTATTCTCATTGTAACTTCTATAAACTCTCCTTTATCAACCTGACCGTATTCAACCATGCAGCCTGCTTTGAGGATTTCTTTATAAGCATTCTTCAAAGTATTTACGTATATAGTATATTGCATTTTCCCTTTTATTCGGCTCTTCTTTGGTTCCTCCGATGCAGCAGCTGCTTCATTCAGCATCTTTTCTACCAATTCCTCGGATTTCTTAACATTAAGAGACTTCTTTAGTATGCTCTGAAGGACCTTTTCCTGAAGAATATCATCCGGAAGCTTTAGAAGTGCCCTTGCATGTCTTTCGGTCAGATCGTTTTGAAGAATTGTTTTTTTGATATTGCTGTTAAGCTTTAATAACCTAAGCTTATTAGCTACTGTAGATTGCTTCTTCCCTACTTTTTTAGCAAGCTCCTCCTGGGTCATTCCGTGATCATTTATTAAGTTATGGTAACCTTCTGCTTCCTCCATAAAATTCAAATCTTCTCTTTGAAGGTTTTCTATCAGCGCAATAACTGCAGAATCCTGCTCAACTACCTCTATAACTAATGCCGGTACAAAGCTCATACCAGCAAGCTTTGATGCCCTAAGTCTTCTCTCGCCGGAAACCAACTCATAACCACCTTCACCGATTTTCCTTACGTTTAAAGGCTGCAGCACTCCATATTCCTTAATAGATGCAGCTAACTCCTCAAGGGACGATCCGCTGAATTCCTTTCTTGGCTGATACGGGTTAGGCGCTATTATATCGATTGGTATATTGATTATTGCCTTATTGTCATTCAAGTTTCTCATTCCTCTCTTAACCGCATAGGTTCTATTAACTTATTCGCCATAGCCTCCAGACTTCCTCCATGCGAAAGGCTGATTTTACTCGTATTCAGCTAATTATTTTCCTACAAATTTCTAGCTTTTCACTTATTTTATCGGACTTGCTGCTGGTTTTCCCGGCTTCCTGGGGTATTTTGTCGGTGTAGCTGTAACTTTCTCGATTACTATTATGTTATGTTTAATATCACTGAAGGGCAGCTGGTACTCCCTTACTTCCCTTACCTTGCCGCCCAGTATTTTAATGGCCGAATCTGCTTCCTTCATTTCATCCTTGATATCCGGACCCTTTTGGCAGAGGAAGAAACCTCCAACCTTAGCTAAAGGTAAGCAGTATTCACATAAAACATTCATAGCTGCAACAGCCCTGGACAGCACAATGTCATAAGCCTCCCGATGATCCTTGCTGCTGCCCGCTTCTTCCGCCCTGGAATGTACAATATTAATATTCCTAAGGTTAAGCTTTTTTGCCACATCATTCAAATAGATGATCCTCTTGTTCAGTGAATCCAAAAGTGTCATTTTTAAATCATCTTTGAGAATCTTCAGTGGAACACCTGGAAATCCAGCGCCTGTACCAACATCAATTACTGCCATGCCATTTTTAATATAACCGGTTGATAAACAGGTAACCGAATCAAGAAAATGCTTTATAACGACTTCTCTCTCTTCTGTTATAGCTGTGAGGTTCACCTTTTCATTCCATTCCAGCATTATCTTCATAAAAGTCAAAAGCCTTTCAACTGTTTCATGTGAAACATCCACTCCAAGCTCCTTCATTCCATTAATCAGTACTTCCTTGTTTTCCAGCTTGCTCACCCTTTCTTTCCCTTCTCTTCTGCTCTATATATATCATCAGCACTGACACATCTGCCGGCGAAACCCCGGAAATCCTTGAGGCCTGGCCCAAATTTGCAGGATTGATATTATTCAACTTCTGCCTTGCCTCAAGTGATAGTCCTTTAATGATCGTAAAATCAATATCTTGAGGCACTTTCTTATTCTCAAGCTTCTTGAACTGTTCAGCTTGCTGAAGCTGTCTCTTAATATATCCTTCATACTTTATTACTATCTCTATTTCCTCAGCAGTCTCTCTATCTAATTCAGGCATAGCCTCGTCAATTCCCTTTAAGGAGTTATAAGTAATCTCCGGTCTCTTCAAAAGCTCATAAAGACTTATGCCACCTTTTATTTCTGCACTCTCCATCTTTGTCAGATACTCTCTTACCTTATCATTCATTGAAATGTTCTTCTTCTTCATTCTATTTAACTCTAAATCAATTTTTTTCTTCTTCTCAATAAATCTATTATATCTATCCTCGGACACCAATCCTATATCGTACCCCTTCTGCGTAAGTCTCAAGTCTGCATTATCCTGCCGTAAAATAAGCCTGTATTCAGCTCTGGAGGTCATTAGTCTGTATGGCTCATTGGTTCCTTTTGTCACAAGGTCGTCAATAAGGACTCCTATATAAGCTTCCGATCTGTCCAGAATAAGCGGTTCTTCAACTTTAAGCTTAAGGGCTGCATTTATTCCTGCTATTATCCCTTGGGCAGCAGCTTCCTCATACCCTGAAGTGCCGTTTATCTGACCTGCAAAGAACAAGCCCGATATTTTCTTGTGCTCCAGATTCAATTGAAGCTGTGTTGGATCTATGCAATCATATTCAATGGCATAGGCCGTTCTCATCATATGGCAGTCTTCCAGGCCTTCCACACTGTGCAGAACATCAAGCTGCACGTCCTCCGGCAAGCTTGAGGACATTCCCTGAACATACATCTCTCTGGTATTCAGTCCCTCCGGCTCAATAAATATCTGATGCTCATCTTTATCTGGAAAGGTTATTATTTTAGTCTCTATAGAAGGACAATATCTCGGACCGACACCTACTATATCTCCGGTATAAAGAGGTGATCTTTCAATATTCTTTCGTATAATATCATGGGTTCCTTTATTCGTATATGTAAGATAGCATGGCAGCTGATCTATATCCATTTCACCAGTCATGAAAGAAAAGGTGTTAATATCATAATCTCCAGGCTGCTCTGCCATCTTGCTGAAATTCACCGTCTTACCATCTATTCTGGCAGGAGTTCCTGTTTTGAATCTCATCAGCTTTACTCCCAACGCTTCAAGGCAGTCTGAAAGCTTAGCAGCAGGAAATAGCCCATTAGGTCCTCCGTCATAGCTTACCTCTCCTATAACTACTTTTCCTTTCAGATAAACGCCCGCAGCCAGAATTACACATTTGCATTTAAAAATTGCTCCAAGACTAGTCACAACTCCTGTTACACTACCATTTTCAACATCAATTCTGACTATTTCGGCTTGCTTAATTTGCAGGTTTTCTTGGTTTTCCATAACACTTTTCATTCTATCCTGATACATCTTCTTATCCACTTGTGCCCTTAACGCCCTTACGGCAGGACCCTTCTTAGTGTTCAGCATTCTAATCTGCAGCATTGTCTTGTCAGTATTTACTCCCATTTCTCCGCCTAGGGCGTCCAGTTCCCTCACAAGATTTCCCTTTGCCGGACCACCTATAGAGGGATTGCATGCCATCATTGCAATACTGTCAAGATTCATTGCCGTGGCAAGAGTCTTCATTCCCATTCTTGCGGATGCCAGAGCAGCTTCACTTCCTGCATGTCCTGCCCCAATTACTACAATATCATATTCGCCTGCTAAATATTCCACAGTCTCACCCCTATTTACCTATACAGAATTTACTAAAAATCTCTTTCATAATATCTTCCTCGACAGTGTCTCCTGTTATTGCTCCAAGGCAGCTCCAAGCCTCCCTTATGTCCACAGATATCAAATCAATCGGTATTTCATCCTCAATAGAGGAAAGCGCCCTATCCATATTCTCCAAAGCTCTATCCAGAAGACTCTTATGTCTTATACTGGTAACCATGCTATTCTTGTTTGTGCTCAGTTTGCCTTGGAATACAAGCCCTTTTATTCGCTCTTCAAGAATGTCTATCCCAAACTGGTCTTTCACAGACATTTTAATAACATTATCCTGTCCGAACAATTCTGTTAAATATTTTATGTCTATAGCCAATCCCAAATCAATCTTATTCAATACAGCTATTACTTTTTTAGTTTTTAATAATTCAATTATCTGATTATCCTCTTGGAGCAGCTGATGGGAAGCATCCAGTACAAATATCACGAGATCCGAACTGCTAATTGCCTCCTTCGTCCTCTCTACCCCTATTCTTTCAACGATATCCTCTGTCTCTCTGATACCCGCAGTATCAATAAGCCTTAATAGTACTCCGCCTATGTTTAGATATTCCTCTATTATATCTCTTGTTGTCCCCGGAACCTCAGTCACTATGGCCCGATTTTCCTTTAAAAGAACATTAAGAAGTGATGACTTGCCAACATTTGGACGTCCTGCTATTGTTGTTCTCAATCCGTCTCTCACAATTTTGCCTTCATCAAAGGTTTCAACCAAGGCTGAAGCAGAAGCCCTTGCTTCCATAAGAAGATCCTTTATATTGCTAATCGTCATTTCTTCAACATCATGCTCCGGAAAATCTATTGAAGCTTCTATATGCGCCAGCATTGAAAGAAGCTTATCCATTATGCTCCTTACAGCTCTGGAGAGTTCTCCCTCCAGTTGGTTCAGCGCTGCGTTAAGCCCTGTCTCTGTCTTTGAGGTTATCACATCAATTACAGCTTCTGCCTGTGCCAAATCTATTCTTCCATTTAAAAATGCCCTCTTAGTGAATTCACCCGGCTCTGCAATATCTGCACCGTTTCTCAATACCTCTTGCATAATCCTTCTGACAGGTACAATACCGCCATGGCAGTGCAGCTCTACAACATTCTCAGTAGTATATGAATATGGCTTTCGCATAATAATTGCAAGTACTTCGTCCAAAATCATTCCGTTCTTGTCAACCGCATGACCATATGTCACTGTTCTTGAAGAGATTTTATCTATATCAATATTCTTTTTGGGTTTGAATACCTCTTTTAATATTTCAATGGATCTTTCCCCGCTTATTCTAACTATGCCTATACCGGCTTCTCCCGGTGCTGTAGCTATAGCAGCTATTGTCTTCTCAATCATAATAATATTCTCCTTCGAGACGGCATTTTTATCTTTATTATTGTATATGATGGCTTATTTATGTACTTTCTTATGCTATTATATATTACTGCGTGCAATAATGGAAATAAAATCTATCCGGAATCAAGCTTAAACACATAGCAAAAAATCATAAGACCCAGTACTTATGTACCGGGTCTTTATATATTACTTAAGTGATATTATGACCTTTCTATATGGTTCTTCCCCTTCACTAAAGGTTGTAATATCCTCAAATTCCTGAAGAGTTGAATGTATTATTCTTCTTTCGTATGGGTTCATAGGCTCAAGTTCAACATTCTTACCAGTCTTTTGAACTCTCTCTGCCAATCTCTTGGCAAGTCTTTGAAGCGTTTCTTCCCTCTTCTTTCTGTAGTCCTCAGTATCAAGAATTACCTTGACAAAGCTGTCTCTTTCCTTATCCTTATTAACCACCAGACTAACAAGATATTGAAGAGAGTCAAGGGTCTGCCCTCGTCTTCCTATAATGACACCCATTTTGGGTCCAGCCAGATTTATATAAAAGCCTTCATTCGTATCTCGAATTCTAATCTCTGCCTTTATATCCATTGACTCTAATACGTCCCTTAAAAACTTTTTTGCCTTTTCCTTCTCGAGCGTTAAATCTGTTATTCTTGGCTCTTTATTCTCTGCTCTCTTTTCTGTTTTCTTCTCACGAGCTTTATTCGGAGCCTTTTCTTCCTTAATTGATACTTTTACTTTTGCAAGCTTAGAACCAATACCAAATATCCCTTTAGTCGGCTTTTCCAGTACCTCAATCTCCACGTTTTCCTTGTCAGCCTTTAATTCTTCTAAAGCTAATTTAACAGCTTCATCTATTGTCTTTGCTGACTTTTCTATCATCACCATTTTTATTCTACCTCCTTTTTTTCTTTTGAAGGCTTCATCATAAAATACTGCTGAACTATAGTAAAGACATTACCTGCTATCCAGTACAATGCAAGTCCTGCAGGTACACTAAGGGTTATCCATCCAAACATTATAGGCATCATATTTGTCATCATTTTCTGTGTCGGATCTACTTTGCCTTTATTTGGAGTTATCATTCTCATCTGATAATATGTAGTTGCTGCTGATAATATTGCTAAAATCGGCAGTCCGAAGCCTGCAACCCTAATCACCGTTGACGCCATTTCTGATTTGCTAAGATCAGTAATCCACCAGAAGTTTTTTGCAATTCCTGCATATATATTAGCGTCTAAAAAAACATATTTGACCGGATCCTGTATAACATAGTACAAAGAGAAAAGAATAGGCATTTGTATAAGAGCCGGTAAACATCCCGAAGCCGGATTGTAATTATGCTCTTTATAAAGCTCCAGAAGCTTCTGATTCATCTTTTCTTTATCATTTTTGTACTTCTCTTGTATTTCCTTCATCATAGGGCTTATTACATTCATTCGTTTAGTAGACTCGGTCTGCTTGATGTTGATCGGGAGCAGCAGTACCTTAGTCAATATTGTAAAAATGATTATTGAGTATCCATAATCTCCTACAAAATCAAATATGATTCTCAACAAACTACCTAGCGGGCCAGCAATAAAATCTAACAAGTTTTTTCCCCCTTATATTCTGTTTATATTAAAACCTAAGGTTTTTCTTTCTTTTCCGGTACAGGATCATATCCGCCGGGGTTAAAAGGATTACATCTTAGGATACGTCCTGCAGACAGATATACGCCAAATATTACTCCATGGGTATTAATTGCTTCAATAGCATAATTCGAGCATGTGGGTATGAACCTGCACTTGCCCGTAGCCAATGGCGAAATAAATATCTGATATGCTCTTATAATAATAATGAAAAACTTCTTCATTTATTCCTCGCTTTTTTTAAGCTTGGCTTTCCTCATTATTGACATAATATTATTCTCAATTAATTTATAATCGGCTGCTGCGCTTCCAACTCTCGCAGTAAAGACAATGTCAAAACCCAGTTTATTGTTGTCGGAATATTTTCGGTATACTTCCTTCATGAGTCTTTTTACTCTATTTCTTACAACACTATTTCCTACTTTCTTACTTACCGAGAAACCTACCCTGTTTGAGGCAGAATTATTCAAAATTATATACATGACAACATATTTTTCAACGTAATATCTTCCTTCACTATATACCTTTTTAAATTGGTAATTCTTCTTTAGCTTATACAACGTTGTCATATCCTGCCTCCATTTTAAAGACTACAGAAAAAGGCCACAGTTGCGGCCTTATACTGTCAATCTTTTTCTACCTTTTAATCTTCTTCTTCTAAGAACGTTCCTACCTGTAGCAGTACTCATTCTCTCTCTGAAGCCATGAACTTTCTTTCTTTGCCTTTTCTTTGGCTGATATGTCATTAACACAATACACACCCCCTAACTTCTGTACTACATAAATCACACTAGCATTCTTACATTTTATCAAACAGACAGCTCTGTATAATAGGTTAGGCCTAATGTTGGCTGCGATGATGGAATGTAATCGCATTTGTAAGATCTATATCATGCATTTATACAATAAAGCATAATTCACCACTTTACTATTAAAATTATATAGACATTGACAGTTCGTGTCAATATAATATTTTGTCCCAATTCTATACATTTTACT
Encoded here:
- a CDS encoding PhzF family phenazine biosynthesis protein, producing the protein MQQYILSSFISEGGGGNKAAVVFDNLGLSCQQMLEIAKKNNFSETAFIDFKNSEENKFSIRYFTPTEEVDICGHAALASFQVLKQLGYLKEKTAYHLTKAGELKVLLEVDKILIEMERPEVIMQLTIETIMKATDLYKTNIIAGKNALVDVISTGLKDIILEVDGIETLKNMNILKEEMIEICKQYELVGMHVVSRETIGHDSDFCCRNFAPAVGIDEESATGTSNASLLYYIIRNSNNFNYSKTYRIEQGYFMGSPSNIYAKADKDTGSIFVGGIAKIEKVEDIIL
- a CDS encoding ParB/RepB/Spo0J family partition protein, yielding MINKRGLGKGLGALIPENEEKIQNAIIELKITDVEPNENQPRKAFDDQALTDLSESIKEHGVVQPIIVRQVGSGYQIIAGERRWRASRLAEKKTIPAIVKDCSNLEVMELALIENLQREDLNSIEEALAYKSLIEEYSMTQDEIAKQIGKSRPAIANSLRLLQLPQNIKSMIAEGKISQGHARALLAIEGEKKQLEMAEKIISQQLNVRQIEKLAQETKHKEKTDTPPDKYQLEINQLEEKLKASLGTKVTIQHKRNRGRIEIEYYSNEELDRIVDLLEK
- a CDS encoding AAA family ATPase; the encoded protein is MSKSIAVFNQKGGVGKTTTVVNLSACLASKGKKVLMLDIDPQGNTTSGVGIDKTTLEKTIYDVLINGDNPKECIVATSRENLFIIPSSVQLAGAEIELTQMNKRELKLRECLDSIKSEFDYIFIDCPPSLGLLSINALSAVDSVLIPIQCEYYALEGVSQLMNTIKLVKKGLNPDLDIEGVVLSMFDGRTNLSIQVVDEVKKYFRGKVYTTMIPRNVRLAEAPSFGMSIIEYDLKSKGAEAYLDLADEFIDLCEDVI
- a CDS encoding TMEM165/GDT1 family protein, with amino-acid sequence MLKTVMYTFFLVFIAELGDKTQLATMLLSAKSNSLITVFIGSSLALICSSFIGVFAGAYITRYIPPHYIQNSAGVLFIAMGILILSGKL
- the noc gene encoding nucleoid occlusion protein; this translates as MRNLNDNKAIINIPIDIIAPNPYQPRKEFSGSSLEELAASIKEYGVLQPLNVRKIGEGGYELVSGERRLRASKLAGMSFVPALVIEVVEQDSAVIALIENLQREDLNFMEEAEGYHNLINDHGMTQEELAKKVGKKQSTVANKLRLLKLNSNIKKTILQNDLTERHARALLKLPDDILQEKVLQSILKKSLNVKKSEELVEKMLNEAAAASEEPKKSRIKGKMQYTIYVNTLKNAYKEILKAGCMVEYGQVDKGEFIEVTMRIPKNI
- the rsmG gene encoding 16S rRNA (guanine(527)-N(7))-methyltransferase RsmG — translated: MSKLENKEVLINGMKELGVDVSHETVERLLTFMKIMLEWNEKVNLTAITEEREVVIKHFLDSVTCLSTGYIKNGMAVIDVGTGAGFPGVPLKILKDDLKMTLLDSLNKRIIYLNDVAKKLNLRNINIVHSRAEEAGSSKDHREAYDIVLSRAVAAMNVLCEYCLPLAKVGGFFLCQKGPDIKDEMKEADSAIKILGGKVREVREYQLPFSDIKHNIIVIEKVTATPTKYPRKPGKPAASPIK
- the mnmG gene encoding tRNA uridine-5-carboxymethylaminomethyl(34) synthesis enzyme MnmG produces the protein MEYLAGEYDIVVIGAGHAGSEAALASARMGMKTLATAMNLDSIAMMACNPSIGGPAKGNLVRELDALGGEMGVNTDKTMLQIRMLNTKKGPAVRALRAQVDKKMYQDRMKSVMENQENLQIKQAEIVRIDVENGSVTGVVTSLGAIFKCKCVILAAGVYLKGKVVIGEVSYDGGPNGLFPAAKLSDCLEALGVKLMRFKTGTPARIDGKTVNFSKMAEQPGDYDINTFSFMTGEMDIDQLPCYLTYTNKGTHDIIRKNIERSPLYTGDIVGVGPRYCPSIETKIITFPDKDEHQIFIEPEGLNTREMYVQGMSSSLPEDVQLDVLHSVEGLEDCHMMRTAYAIEYDCIDPTQLQLNLEHKKISGLFFAGQINGTSGYEEAAAQGIIAGINAALKLKVEEPLILDRSEAYIGVLIDDLVTKGTNEPYRLMTSRAEYRLILRQDNADLRLTQKGYDIGLVSEDRYNRFIEKKKKIDLELNRMKKKNISMNDKVREYLTKMESAEIKGGISLYELLKRPEITYNSLKGIDEAMPELDRETAEEIEIVIKYEGYIKRQLQQAEQFKKLENKKVPQDIDFTIIKGLSLEARQKLNNINPANLGQASRISGVSPADVSVLMIYIEQKRRERKGEQAGKQGSTD
- the mnmE gene encoding tRNA uridine-5-carboxymethylaminomethyl(34) synthesis GTPase MnmE — translated: MIEKTIAAIATAPGEAGIGIVRISGERSIEILKEVFKPKKNIDIDKISSRTVTYGHAVDKNGMILDEVLAIIMRKPYSYTTENVVELHCHGGIVPVRRIMQEVLRNGADIAEPGEFTKRAFLNGRIDLAQAEAVIDVITSKTETGLNAALNQLEGELSRAVRSIMDKLLSMLAHIEASIDFPEHDVEEMTISNIKDLLMEARASASALVETFDEGKIVRDGLRTTIAGRPNVGKSSLLNVLLKENRAIVTEVPGTTRDIIEEYLNIGGVLLRLIDTAGIRETEDIVERIGVERTKEAISSSDLVIFVLDASHQLLQEDNQIIELLKTKKVIAVLNKIDLGLAIDIKYLTELFGQDNVIKMSVKDQFGIDILEERIKGLVFQGKLSTNKNSMVTSIRHKSLLDRALENMDRALSSIEDEIPIDLISVDIREAWSCLGAITGDTVEEDIMKEIFSKFCIGK
- the jag gene encoding RNA-binding cell elongation regulator Jag/EloR is translated as MVMIEKSAKTIDEAVKLALEELKADKENVEIEVLEKPTKGIFGIGSKLAKVKVSIKEEKAPNKAREKKTEKRAENKEPRITDLTLEKEKAKKFLRDVLESMDIKAEIRIRDTNEGFYINLAGPKMGVIIGRRGQTLDSLQYLVSLVVNKDKERDSFVKVILDTEDYRKKREETLQRLAKRLAERVQKTGKNVELEPMNPYERRIIHSTLQEFEDITTFSEGEEPYRKVIISLK
- a CDS encoding YidC/Oxa1 family membrane protein insertase, with protein sequence MLDFIAGPLGSLLRIIFDFVGDYGYSIIIFTILTKVLLLPINIKQTESTKRMNVISPMMKEIQEKYKNDKEKMNQKLLELYKEHNYNPASGCLPALIQMPILFSLYYVIQDPVKYVFLDANIYAGIAKNFWWITDLSKSEMASTVIRVAGFGLPILAILSAATTYYQMRMITPNKGKVDPTQKMMTNMMPIMFGWITLSVPAGLALYWIAGNVFTIVQQYFMMKPSKEKKEVE
- the yidD gene encoding membrane protein insertion efficiency factor YidD, with product MKKFFIIIIRAYQIFISPLATGKCRFIPTCSNYAIEAINTHGVIFGVYLSAGRILRCNPFNPGGYDPVPEKKEKP
- the rnpA gene encoding ribonuclease P protein component; the encoded protein is MTTLYKLKKNYQFKKVYSEGRYYVEKYVVMYIILNNSASNRVGFSVSKKVGNSVVRNRVKRLMKEVYRKYSDNNKLGFDIVFTARVGSAAADYKLIENNIMSIMRKAKLKKSEE
- the rpmH gene encoding 50S ribosomal protein L34, producing the protein MLMTYQPKKRQRKKVHGFRERMSTATGRNVLRRRRLKGRKRLTV